A single window of Shewanella sp. Choline-02u-19 DNA harbors:
- a CDS encoding efflux RND transporter periplasmic adaptor subunit, whose product MNMIKSIRSLVIISFSAFVLVACSEQTTTQQTPPTAPKVNVAKVLYESITEWDQFTGRLQAPEKVTLIPRVSGYIESVNFQEGTLVQKGEVLFTIDSSVFVTEVERLQAELTSATSVHQLAKNDFERANKLFNQNAVSEELIDTRRAGMHQTAAAVASVKAALTRAQLNVEYTQVTAPISGRVSFARETAGNYVTAGQTHLTNLVSTTKMYAYFDVDEQTYLKYAALSTANKRNDPRSGTNVVFMALANDTGFGHQGKIDFVDNTVDQQTGTIRVRAAFANQDNRLLPGLFARIRVAGSATYQGILIDDKAIFTDLNKKFVLVVNDQNILEYRNVRLGEKLHGLRIISSGLTPTDTIVVNSLQKVRPNVTIEPNVTEMADSTQLDHIHQAQRLLNSLPLTANVVVQANQG is encoded by the coding sequence GAATGTTGCTAAGGTGCTTTACGAAAGTATTACCGAGTGGGACCAATTCACGGGTCGCTTGCAAGCTCCTGAAAAAGTAACACTAATCCCACGTGTTTCTGGCTATATTGAGTCAGTCAATTTTCAAGAAGGCACATTGGTCCAAAAGGGTGAGGTGTTATTTACCATCGACTCGAGTGTGTTTGTTACCGAGGTTGAACGCTTACAAGCAGAATTGACCAGTGCAACGTCCGTTCATCAACTCGCTAAAAATGATTTCGAACGAGCCAATAAATTATTCAATCAAAATGCAGTCTCAGAAGAGTTAATCGATACTCGTCGTGCCGGCATGCATCAAACCGCAGCGGCCGTGGCATCAGTAAAAGCAGCCTTAACGCGGGCCCAACTCAATGTTGAATATACTCAAGTTACCGCGCCAATTAGTGGACGAGTCTCATTTGCCAGAGAAACAGCGGGCAATTATGTCACTGCAGGTCAAACCCATCTCACCAATTTAGTCTCAACCACAAAAATGTATGCCTACTTTGATGTTGATGAACAAACTTATTTAAAATATGCCGCATTATCGACTGCAAATAAGCGTAACGATCCACGGTCAGGCACCAATGTTGTGTTTATGGCATTAGCTAACGACACTGGTTTTGGCCATCAAGGCAAAATCGATTTTGTCGACAACACGGTGGATCAACAAACTGGCACCATTAGAGTTAGAGCTGCATTTGCCAATCAAGATAATCGCCTATTACCCGGTTTATTTGCCCGAATTAGAGTTGCAGGTAGTGCAACATACCAAGGAATTTTAATTGACGATAAAGCCATTTTTACTGACTTAAACAAAAAATTCGTCTTGGTGGTTAATGACCAAAACATCCTTGAATATCGCAATGTACGCCTAGGTGAAAAACTTCATGGGTTACGCATTATCAGCTCAGGTTTGACCCCAACCGACACCATTGTCGTCAATAGTCTGCAGAAAGTGCGTCCCAACGTCACCATTGAACCAAACGTCACTGAAATGGCAGACAGTACTCAATTGGACCATATCCACCAAGCACAACGACTCCTCAATAGCCTTCCACTAACAGCGAATGTTGTAGTGCAAGCCAACCAGGGTTAA
- a CDS encoding efflux RND transporter permease subunit, with protein MLSQFFIKRPIFASVLSLLFLISGALAVWQLPITEYPEVVPPTVVVTASYPGANPKVIAETVASPLEQEINGVENMLYMSSQATSDGRMTLTITFAIGADVDLAQSQVQSRVERAKPRLPQEVQRLGVVTEKSSPDLTMVVHLTSPDNRYDMLYLSNYAVLNVKDELARIEGVGNVRIFGAGDYSMRVWLDPNKVAALGLSPSNIVAAIREQNQQAAAGSLGAQPSGESDFQLLINVKGRLSNVEEFEDIIVKVGEQGQISRLKDVARVELGASTYALRSMLDNKDAVAIPVFQASGSNAIQISDDVRTRMEQLSQSFPEGLAYDIVYDPTVFVRGSIEAVIKTLLEALLLVVLVVVLFLQTWRASIIPLVAVPVSLIGTFAFMHLLGFSLNALSLFGLVLAIGIVVDDAIVVVENVERNISEGLTPVAATQKAMKEVTGPIVATTLVLAAVFIPTAFMSGLTGQFYKQFALTITISTFISAINSLTLSPALSALLLKGHNDKKDLLTRSMDKMLGAWLFKPFNRFFDRLSTGYSWVVKKVIRFGAVVGIIYIGLVGLTGMQFASTPTGYVPGQDKQYLVAFAQLPDAASIERTEEVLKEMSSIILEQPGIAHAVAFPGLSINGFTNSTNSGVLFTPLDDFDDRKDPSLSANAIAAALNQKFASIKDAYIAIFPPPPVQGLGTIGGFRLQIQDRANYGYEELYSVTMQVMQKAWATPELTGVFSSYQVNVPQLDVDIDRTKAKQQSVSLDELFQTLQGYMGSVYANDFNQFGRTYQVNVQADEQFRQTPEQISQLKVRNMKGDMVPIGSFINVTNTAGPDRVMHYNGFTTAELNGGAAPGYSSGEAQAAIEKILAETLPNGMTYEWTEITYQQILAGNAGMYIFPLIILLVFMVLAAQYESLSLPLAIILIIPMTLLSALSGVLLYGGDNNIFTQIGLIVLVGLATKNAILIVEFAKELQDKGMSPFDAILEAGRLRLRPILMTSIAFIMGVVPMVFSTGPGAEMRQAMGVAVFSGMIGVTIFGLLLTPLFYYAFAQRGKNKPQASAPESSQE; from the coding sequence ATGTTGTCGCAATTCTTTATTAAAAGACCTATTTTTGCCTCCGTGCTATCACTACTATTTTTGATATCCGGTGCGCTGGCCGTATGGCAATTACCCATCACCGAATACCCTGAAGTGGTGCCACCTACCGTGGTTGTTACCGCAAGTTACCCAGGTGCTAACCCTAAAGTGATTGCAGAAACGGTTGCTTCCCCCCTTGAGCAAGAGATAAACGGTGTTGAAAACATGTTGTACATGTCTTCGCAAGCCACATCTGACGGCCGTATGACGTTAACCATTACGTTCGCTATTGGTGCCGATGTCGACTTAGCTCAAAGCCAAGTACAAAGCCGAGTAGAGCGAGCTAAACCCCGCTTACCTCAAGAAGTGCAGCGTTTAGGTGTCGTAACCGAAAAATCATCGCCCGATTTGACCATGGTGGTGCATTTAACCTCGCCAGATAATCGTTACGACATGCTATACCTATCAAACTATGCGGTTCTTAACGTCAAAGACGAATTAGCGCGTATCGAAGGCGTAGGTAATGTACGGATATTTGGTGCCGGTGACTACAGTATGCGAGTGTGGTTAGACCCCAATAAAGTGGCGGCCTTGGGTTTGTCACCTAGCAATATTGTTGCGGCGATTAGAGAACAAAACCAACAAGCAGCTGCCGGCAGTTTAGGCGCTCAACCCAGCGGTGAAAGTGATTTTCAATTACTTATCAACGTGAAAGGGCGTCTATCCAACGTCGAAGAATTTGAAGATATTATCGTTAAGGTTGGTGAACAGGGACAAATTAGTCGCCTAAAAGATGTGGCTCGCGTTGAACTGGGTGCATCGACTTATGCATTACGCTCGATGCTTGATAATAAAGATGCTGTAGCCATACCCGTTTTTCAGGCTTCTGGCTCAAACGCCATTCAAATTTCTGATGATGTACGTACCAGAATGGAGCAGTTATCACAATCTTTCCCTGAAGGGTTAGCTTACGACATCGTCTATGATCCCACTGTATTTGTGCGTGGATCCATTGAAGCAGTCATTAAAACGCTACTTGAAGCCTTATTACTCGTGGTACTGGTGGTAGTGCTGTTTTTACAAACGTGGCGCGCCTCTATTATTCCATTAGTCGCGGTGCCAGTTTCACTGATCGGTACATTTGCATTCATGCATTTACTCGGGTTTTCACTCAATGCGTTATCACTTTTTGGTTTAGTATTAGCCATCGGGATCGTCGTCGACGATGCTATTGTGGTGGTTGAAAATGTTGAGCGAAACATCTCAGAAGGGTTAACACCCGTCGCTGCAACCCAAAAAGCAATGAAAGAAGTGACCGGTCCTATTGTTGCCACTACTTTGGTATTAGCCGCAGTATTTATTCCGACCGCATTTATGTCTGGTTTAACCGGCCAGTTTTATAAGCAGTTTGCCTTAACCATTACCATTTCCACCTTTATTTCTGCGATTAACTCTTTAACGCTAAGCCCTGCGTTATCCGCGTTATTGCTAAAAGGTCACAATGATAAAAAGGATCTGCTCACCCGTAGCATGGACAAAATGCTAGGAGCTTGGCTGTTCAAGCCGTTTAACCGCTTCTTCGATCGCCTGTCCACTGGTTACAGCTGGGTAGTGAAGAAGGTGATCCGTTTTGGCGCCGTTGTAGGAATAATCTATATCGGTCTCGTCGGTTTGACCGGCATGCAGTTTGCGTCGACACCAACCGGTTATGTGCCTGGCCAAGATAAACAGTATTTAGTGGCCTTTGCTCAACTGCCCGATGCCGCGTCGATAGAGCGAACAGAAGAAGTGCTCAAAGAGATGTCGAGCATCATACTCGAGCAACCGGGTATTGCCCATGCGGTCGCATTCCCAGGCTTGAGCATTAATGGCTTTACTAACAGCACCAATAGCGGTGTGTTGTTCACGCCATTAGATGACTTTGATGACCGTAAAGATCCCTCTTTGTCTGCAAATGCGATTGCTGCTGCATTGAACCAGAAATTTGCGTCCATTAAAGATGCCTATATCGCCATTTTCCCACCACCACCAGTACAAGGTCTAGGCACCATTGGTGGCTTTAGATTGCAGATACAAGACCGTGCCAACTACGGCTATGAAGAACTGTACAGTGTCACCATGCAGGTGATGCAAAAAGCGTGGGCAACGCCCGAATTAACGGGAGTATTCTCCAGCTATCAAGTCAATGTGCCGCAACTTGATGTCGATATAGACCGTACTAAAGCAAAGCAACAATCAGTTTCATTGGATGAGTTATTTCAAACCCTACAAGGGTATATGGGGTCTGTTTATGCCAATGATTTCAATCAATTTGGCCGAACTTACCAAGTCAATGTACAGGCGGATGAGCAGTTTAGACAAACCCCTGAACAAATTTCTCAGCTTAAAGTTCGTAACATGAAGGGTGATATGGTGCCGATTGGGTCATTCATCAATGTTACCAACACGGCAGGGCCCGATCGCGTCATGCACTATAACGGTTTTACCACTGCAGAACTGAACGGCGGCGCTGCGCCGGGTTACAGTAGCGGTGAGGCACAAGCAGCGATTGAGAAGATTCTTGCTGAAACCTTACCAAACGGCATGACTTATGAGTGGACCGAAATCACCTACCAACAAATTCTGGCAGGTAATGCGGGCATGTATATTTTCCCACTCATTATCTTGTTGGTCTTTATGGTATTAGCGGCCCAGTACGAAAGCTTAAGCTTACCTTTAGCGATCATTCTTATTATTCCAATGACGCTATTATCAGCCTTAAGCGGTGTGCTGCTTTACGGGGGAGATAACAACATTTTCACCCAGATAGGTTTGATTGTTCTCGTGGGTCTGGCAACCAAAAACGCCATTCTTATTGTCGAATTCGCCAAAGAGTTACAAGACAAAGGCATGAGTCCCTTTGATGCGATACTTGAAGCTGGTCGGTTACGTTTAAGGCCCATTTTAATGACTTCAATTGCCTTTATCATGGGGGTGGTACCCATGGTGTTTTCAACTGGACCAGGGGCAGAAATGCGTCAAGCTATGGGTGTAGCAGTCTTTTCGGGCATGATTGGAGTGACCATTTTCGGTCTGCTGCTAACACCGCTGTTTTATTATGCATTCGCGCAACGTGGCAAAAATAAACCGCAAGCATCAGCACCAGAAAGCTCACAAGAATAA